A section of the Leptospira kobayashii genome encodes:
- a CDS encoding TRL domain-containing protein: MFRYFVFALSFFCIFHCGTTGSQTSLGTTSAVLAYIEPVGSISPNAETYYKKGEACSYNLLGLVAFGNSSIYKAAQKGKITKLGIVDRVVVKYSILYIYYFGIVCTKVSGE; the protein is encoded by the coding sequence ATGTTTCGGTATTTTGTCTTTGCCCTTAGTTTTTTCTGTATTTTTCACTGCGGCACCACAGGCTCTCAAACTTCTTTGGGGACAACATCGGCGGTGCTTGCCTATATAGAACCGGTAGGGTCTATTTCTCCGAATGCGGAAACTTATTATAAAAAAGGCGAAGCCTGTTCTTATAATCTTTTGGGCCTTGTTGCATTCGGGAATTCGTCCATTTATAAAGCGGCCCAAAAAGGAAAAATCACCAAACTTGGGATAGTTGATCGTGTGGTTGTAAAATACAGTATTTTATATATATATTATTTCGGTATAGTTTGTACAAAGGTTTCAGGTGAGTGA
- a CDS encoding TRL domain-containing protein, whose product MKFLILLSGLLFSGCVTTGFISPLGSAIFKIDQEPVTLGPSPIFVKKGEACSINLFGLYAGGDSSLIHAMQKGGISKVGVVDRSVTNIFLVYGQVCTIVYGE is encoded by the coding sequence ATGAAATTTTTAATCCTCCTGTCGGGACTTTTATTTTCGGGATGTGTCACAACCGGATTTATTTCCCCATTGGGCTCAGCGATTTTTAAAATAGACCAAGAACCTGTGACTCTCGGGCCTTCTCCTATCTTCGTTAAGAAAGGCGAAGCATGTTCCATCAATCTTTTCGGACTTTATGCGGGCGGAGATTCTTCTTTGATTCATGCCATGCAAAAAGGCGGTATTTCCAAAGTCGGAGTTGTGGATCGAAGCGTTACCAATATATTTTTAGTCTATGGCCAAGTTTGCACCATTGTTTATGGGGAATGA
- the trxA gene encoding thioredoxin encodes MTFQRRNRNMALTEVNDANFKAETASGMVLVDCWAEWCGPCRMVAPVLDELSTEMSEIKIKKLNVDFNQKTAQELGIQSIPTLLLYKDGVLVDKAIGALPKPQIKKFIENHK; translated from the coding sequence ATTACCTTTCAAAGGAGAAACAGAAATATGGCATTAACAGAAGTCAATGACGCCAATTTCAAAGCAGAGACTGCAAGCGGTATGGTACTTGTAGATTGTTGGGCGGAATGGTGTGGTCCTTGTCGTATGGTTGCGCCGGTGTTAGATGAGCTTTCCACTGAAATGTCTGAAATCAAAATCAAAAAGCTGAATGTTGATTTCAACCAAAAGACAGCACAAGAATTAGGAATTCAATCCATTCCAACTCTACTTCTTTACAAAGATGGGGTTTTAGTTGATAAAGCGATCGGAGCACTTCCGAAGCCGCAAATCAAAAAATTCATCGAAAACCACAAATAG